A genomic stretch from Flavobacterium humidisoli includes:
- a CDS encoding toxin-antitoxin system YwqK family antitoxin produces the protein MKKSVILAAILFSGIVVAQEGKPELEAVGNKVKATYYYESGKVQQEGFFKDGKLDGVWVSYDENGNKKAVGEYADGVKTGKWIYFNEDSLKEVAYVDNKVSSVKNLQKNALANRN, from the coding sequence ATGAAAAAGAGTGTAATTTTAGCTGCAATATTGTTCTCTGGAATTGTAGTTGCACAAGAAGGAAAGCCTGAATTAGAAGCTGTTGGAAACAAGGTAAAAGCAACCTATTACTATGAAAGTGGTAAAGTGCAGCAAGAAGGCTTTTTTAAAGACGGTAAATTAGACGGTGTTTGGGTATCTTATGACGAAAATGGAAACAAAAAAGCCGTTGGAGAATACGCAGACGGAGTTAAAACTGGAAAATGGATTTACTTTAATGAAGACAGCTTGAAAGAAGTTGCTTATGTTGATAACAAAGTAAGTTCGGTTAAAAATTTACAGAAAAATGCTTTAGCAAATAGAAATTAG
- a CDS encoding PepSY-associated TM helix domain-containing protein codes for MGFKTKIRFLHKWLGLISGLIVFIICITGCIFCFHDEIKDITRKEWRFVEPENKPFLLPSQLQEKAKQTVPENKASMVAYYGKNRSAIVYTYSDTGNLYLYFNPYTGKFLKSENPETDFFIIVEYIHLYLLLPDYIGKHIIGGATIIFILLLISGIIQWWPKRKSDIKRSFTIKWSAKWRRVNYDWHNTTGFYISLIALILAITGLTFTYEWVGDGIYKSFNLGGDKEVETKTPVIDTTVFKTNSVTAIDKAFAQTLKLKPKAEMFFVMIPQQKGDIVSTGAYPHTLRYDQQSNYYFHPSSGKLLQSQPFDKKSLGLQVIEMNYGIHTGQVLNLPGKIIAFTVSLIAAALPVSGFIIWFGRNRKSKKVKA; via the coding sequence ATGGGATTCAAAACGAAAATACGTTTTCTGCATAAATGGCTCGGATTAATTTCTGGGCTTATTGTTTTTATTATCTGCATTACAGGCTGTATTTTCTGTTTTCATGACGAAATAAAAGACATAACAAGAAAAGAATGGCGTTTTGTAGAACCTGAGAACAAACCTTTTCTACTGCCATCTCAACTTCAGGAAAAAGCAAAACAAACTGTTCCTGAAAACAAAGCCAGTATGGTTGCTTATTATGGAAAAAACAGATCGGCCATTGTTTATACTTATTCAGATACTGGAAATCTCTACTTATACTTTAATCCGTATACGGGTAAATTTTTGAAGTCAGAAAACCCAGAAACCGACTTTTTTATTATTGTAGAATACATCCATTTATATCTGCTTCTGCCAGATTATATAGGAAAACATATTATTGGAGGAGCAACCATTATTTTTATCCTTTTACTGATTTCAGGAATTATACAATGGTGGCCAAAACGAAAAAGCGATATTAAAAGAAGTTTCACCATAAAATGGTCCGCAAAATGGCGACGAGTAAATTACGACTGGCACAATACGACCGGTTTTTATATTTCATTAATTGCCTTAATTCTGGCTATAACTGGACTTACCTTTACTTACGAATGGGTTGGTGACGGAATTTACAAATCTTTCAATCTAGGCGGAGACAAAGAAGTCGAAACAAAAACACCCGTAATTGATACAACTGTATTCAAAACAAATTCAGTTACAGCAATTGACAAAGCCTTTGCTCAAACACTAAAATTAAAGCCAAAAGCAGAAATGTTCTTTGTAATGATTCCACAACAAAAAGGCGATATTGTGAGTACAGGTGCCTATCCGCATACTTTACGTTACGATCAGCAGAGCAATTATTATTTTCATCCGTCAAGCGGAAAACTGCTCCAAAGCCAGCCTTTCGATAAAAAAAGTCTAGGCCTTCAGGTTATCGAAATGAATTACGGAATACATACAGGACAAGTTTTAAATCTTCCTGGAAAAATTATAGCTTTTACCGTGAGCTTAATTGCCGCTGCACTACCTGTTAGCGGATTTATAATTTGGTTTGGAAGAAACAGAAAATCTAAAAAAGTAAAAGCATAA
- a CDS encoding TonB-dependent receptor, protein MKLKFTISFLSFCFALMTSVSALAQEKATIKGQISLTNNQAADNVSVTLKGTKIGTSTDANGFYEIKNIKPGNYVIKVSGIGYSSKEKSVSLNGGDSIIEDFRISENSQELNEIVVNGNRKNPLARKETQQVSRLPLKNLENPQVYTTITAELLKEQVVTNLDDALKNAPGLTPLWASTGRGGDGAGYFSLRGFAVQPTMTNGLPGLTNGGLDPANIDKIEVIKGPSGTLFGSSLISYGGLINLTTKKPYDHFGGEVSYTAGSNGLNRVTADVNTPVDEEHRINFRVNTAYHTENSFQDAGFKKSFFFAPSLSYQVNDKLSFFINTEFMNNKQTNATMLFLDRAAPLRVHNMDELGYDNKRSYTSNELAIETPSYNLQGQMMYKFNDQWTSQTVVSRGSSSSNGYYSYLYEGTQYAPAEISEGIVLGRSMNYQNSTTLTTDIQQNFIGDFKIGSLRNRLVVGLDYFNRGMVDNSSNYVRNGNIYIGNLDVATVNQYLYNITDPTKYITNGDNGNLTKAGTDALIASAGISMNKTKQEVYSAYFSDVINFTPALSAMASLRVDRFVTAGDLSTNADDFNQTAFSPKFGIVYQPIIDKVSLFANYMDGFANSAPVTEILGDGTTRPRTFKPEHANQFEIGTKLNVFKDKLYATLSYYDIQVKDQVYVVYTATSQTPYQDGAQRNKGFEAEFVANPIDGLNIVAGYSYVDAVLNAGDPSFVGRRPESSGPRNLANLWASYKFPEGDLKGFGLGFGGNYADKNLIMNRNGVGQFTIPSYTVLNSSIFYGTEKYTLTLKLDNIANVDTYDGWSTIHPRNMRTVAANFSYRF, encoded by the coding sequence ATGAAATTAAAATTTACAATTTCTTTTTTGAGTTTTTGTTTTGCTTTAATGACCAGCGTTTCGGCTTTGGCTCAAGAAAAAGCAACTATTAAAGGTCAAATTAGCTTAACAAATAATCAAGCTGCAGATAATGTATCTGTTACATTGAAAGGAACAAAAATAGGAACTAGCACAGATGCCAACGGTTTCTATGAAATTAAAAATATTAAACCAGGTAACTATGTGATAAAAGTTTCTGGAATTGGTTATTCTTCTAAAGAAAAAAGCGTTAGCCTTAATGGTGGCGATTCAATTATTGAGGATTTTAGAATTAGTGAAAACTCTCAAGAATTAAATGAAATTGTTGTAAACGGAAACAGAAAAAATCCGCTAGCTCGTAAAGAAACACAACAGGTATCAAGATTACCTCTTAAAAATCTTGAAAATCCACAAGTTTATACTACAATTACTGCTGAGTTATTAAAAGAACAAGTTGTTACCAACCTTGACGATGCTCTTAAAAATGCTCCAGGATTAACACCTCTTTGGGCTTCTACAGGTCGTGGAGGTGATGGTGCAGGTTATTTCTCTTTAAGAGGATTTGCTGTACAACCAACAATGACTAATGGATTACCAGGATTAACAAACGGAGGTTTAGACCCTGCTAACATAGATAAAATTGAAGTAATTAAAGGACCTTCTGGTACTTTATTCGGAAGCAGTTTAATCTCTTATGGAGGTTTAATTAACTTAACTACAAAAAAACCTTATGATCATTTTGGAGGAGAAGTTAGCTACACTGCTGGAAGCAACGGTTTAAACAGAGTAACGGCAGATGTTAATACTCCTGTAGACGAAGAGCACAGAATTAATTTTCGTGTAAATACTGCTTATCATACAGAAAATAGCTTCCAAGATGCTGGATTTAAAAAATCATTCTTTTTTGCTCCATCATTATCTTACCAAGTAAATGACAAACTTTCGTTTTTCATTAATACGGAATTCATGAACAACAAACAGACGAACGCTACTATGTTATTTTTAGACAGAGCAGCCCCGTTGAGAGTTCACAATATGGATGAATTAGGTTACGACAACAAACGTTCTTACACTAGTAATGAATTGGCAATCGAAACTCCTTCATACAATTTACAAGGTCAAATGATGTACAAATTCAATGACCAATGGACTTCACAAACTGTAGTTTCACGAGGTTCTTCTTCATCTAATGGATACTATAGTTATTTATATGAAGGAACACAATACGCACCAGCCGAAATAAGCGAAGGAATTGTGTTAGGACGTTCTATGAATTATCAAAATTCTACAACTCTAACAACAGATATTCAACAAAACTTTATTGGAGACTTTAAAATAGGAAGCCTAAGAAACCGTCTTGTTGTTGGTTTAGATTACTTTAATAGAGGCATGGTTGACAATAGCTCTAATTACGTAAGAAATGGTAATATCTACATTGGTAATTTAGATGTTGCAACTGTGAATCAATATCTTTATAACATCACAGATCCTACTAAATACATCACTAATGGAGATAATGGAAACTTAACTAAAGCTGGAACTGATGCTCTTATTGCAAGTGCTGGAATTAGTATGAACAAAACAAAACAAGAAGTTTACAGCGCCTATTTTTCTGATGTAATCAATTTTACACCTGCTTTATCAGCAATGGCAAGTTTACGTGTTGACCGTTTTGTAACTGCTGGTGATTTATCAACAAATGCAGATGATTTTAATCAAACTGCCTTTTCTCCTAAGTTTGGTATCGTTTATCAGCCAATTATAGATAAAGTTTCGCTTTTTGCAAATTACATGGATGGTTTTGCTAATTCTGCTCCAGTAACAGAAATTTTAGGTGACGGAACTACTCGACCAAGAACTTTCAAACCAGAACACGCTAACCAGTTTGAAATTGGTACAAAATTAAACGTGTTTAAAGATAAACTTTACGCTACATTAAGCTACTATGACATTCAGGTAAAAGACCAAGTTTATGTAGTTTATACTGCAACATCACAAACACCTTATCAAGATGGAGCACAAAGAAATAAAGGTTTTGAAGCAGAATTCGTGGCAAATCCTATTGACGGTTTAAACATTGTAGCGGGTTACAGTTATGTTGATGCTGTCTTAAACGCGGGAGACCCTTCTTTTGTAGGACGCAGACCAGAGAGTTCAGGACCAAGAAACTTAGCAAATCTTTGGGCAAGCTATAAATTCCCTGAAGGAGATTTAAAAGGTTTTGGTTTAGGATTTGGAGGAAACTATGCTGACAAAAACTTAATCATGAACAGAAACGGTGTTGGTCAATTTACAATACCTTCTTATACTGTTTTAAATTCTTCTATTTTCTACGGAACAGAAAAATACACCTTGACATTAAAATTAGACAATATTGCTAATGTTGATACATATGATGGTTGGTCAACAATTCATCCAAGAAATATGAGAACTGTAGCGGCGAACTTCTCGTACAGATTCTAA
- a CDS encoding TlpA family protein disulfide reductase yields MKKLFVAGLVIFTALNGTAQSKSSIKFTAKITNRNSDTLVIKGRDNFKQVIPIDKKQVFAATFDAPQGFYVFSDGTESSNLYLKPNSEVNLTMNAKEFDETIVYKGKGVEESNFLAQQALKDENFQKDAFAKESGEFSALLDNKFKTDTENLEKGDYAPEFKTALKRSFESFHQYVAQEYERVSKANKMVGKASPTFDYENFKGGKTKLADLKGKYVYIDLWATWCAPCRAEIPYLQKIEEKYHGKNIEFVSISIDKAKDNEKWKKFVTDKKLGGVQLFADKDWESEFVVNYGVTGIPRFILVDPNGNILKSDAPRPSDPELDKQLTALLN; encoded by the coding sequence ATGAAGAAACTTTTTGTTGCAGGTTTAGTAATTTTTACTGCTTTAAATGGTACTGCTCAAAGTAAAAGTTCTATTAAGTTCACAGCTAAAATTACTAATAGAAATAGTGATACTTTAGTAATTAAAGGAAGAGACAACTTCAAGCAAGTAATTCCGATTGATAAAAAGCAAGTTTTTGCTGCCACTTTTGATGCTCCTCAGGGTTTTTATGTTTTCTCTGACGGAACAGAGTCTTCAAACTTATATTTAAAGCCGAATTCGGAAGTTAATTTGACTATGAATGCTAAAGAATTTGATGAGACGATTGTATATAAAGGTAAAGGTGTAGAAGAAAGTAACTTTTTAGCACAACAGGCATTAAAAGATGAAAATTTTCAGAAAGATGCTTTTGCCAAAGAATCGGGAGAATTTAGCGCTTTGCTGGATAATAAATTTAAAACGGATACAGAAAACTTAGAGAAAGGAGATTATGCTCCAGAATTTAAAACAGCTCTAAAACGCAGTTTTGAGAGTTTTCATCAATATGTAGCTCAAGAATATGAGCGAGTTTCAAAAGCAAATAAAATGGTTGGAAAAGCATCTCCAACTTTTGATTACGAAAATTTTAAAGGAGGAAAAACAAAACTGGCTGATTTAAAAGGCAAGTATGTTTACATCGATCTTTGGGCAACATGGTGTGCACCTTGCAGAGCTGAAATTCCTTATCTGCAAAAAATTGAAGAAAAGTACCACGGAAAAAATATAGAATTCGTAAGTATTTCTATTGATAAGGCAAAAGACAATGAAAAATGGAAAAAGTTTGTAACCGATAAAAAATTAGGGGGCGTTCAGCTATTTGCAGATAAAGATTGGGAATCTGAATTTGTGGTTAACTATGGTGTAACAGGAATTCCAAGATTTATACTTGTAGACCCAAATGGTAATATTCTAAAATCTGATGCGCCTAGACCTTCTGATCCTGAGTTGGATAAACAGCTTACAGCATTATTGAACTAA
- the aspS gene encoding aspartate--tRNA ligase → MYRSHNCGELNASNINTEVTLAGWVQKSRDKGFMNWVDLRDRYGITQLIFDESRTNKTVFELAKTLGREFVIQVKGTVIEREAKNKNIPTGEIEILVSELTILNTALTPPFTIEDETDGGEDIRMKYRYLDIRRNPVKNSLLFRHKVAMEVRKYLSDLDFCEVETPYLIKSTPEGARDFVVPSRMNEGQFYALPQSPQTFKQLLMVGGMDKYFQIVKCFRDEDLRADRQPEFTQIDCEMAFVEQEDILNIFEGLTRHLLKEIKGIEVDKFPRITYDYAMKTYGNDKPDIRFGMKFGELNEFAQHKEFPVFNAAELVVGIAVPGAGNYTRKEIDGLIDWVKRPQVGASGMVYVKCNEDGTYKSSVDKFYDQDDLTNWAKATEANPGDMIFVLSGPANKTRAQLSALRMELATRLGLRNPEEFAPLWVVDFPLLELDEESGRYHAMHHPFTSPKPEDMALLETEPGKVRANAYDMVLNGNEIGGGSIRIHDKATQQLMFKYLGFTEEEAKAQFGFLMDAFQFGAPPHGGLAFGLDRLVAILGGQETIRDFIAFPKNNSGRDVMIDAPAAIDDAQLKELRIKVDIA, encoded by the coding sequence ATGTATAGAAGTCATAATTGTGGCGAATTAAACGCTTCAAATATTAATACCGAAGTTACACTTGCGGGCTGGGTTCAAAAATCACGTGATAAAGGATTTATGAATTGGGTCGATTTACGTGACCGTTACGGAATTACACAACTTATTTTTGACGAAAGTCGTACTAATAAAACTGTTTTTGAATTGGCAAAAACACTTGGACGTGAATTTGTAATTCAAGTAAAAGGAACTGTTATTGAGCGTGAAGCTAAAAATAAAAACATCCCAACTGGTGAAATTGAAATTTTAGTTTCAGAATTAACAATTTTAAACACTGCACTTACTCCTCCTTTTACAATTGAAGATGAAACTGATGGCGGAGAAGATATCAGAATGAAATACCGTTATTTGGATATCAGAAGAAATCCTGTAAAAAACAGTTTATTATTCCGTCATAAAGTAGCGATGGAAGTTCGCAAATATCTTTCTGATTTAGATTTCTGTGAAGTTGAAACTCCTTACTTAATCAAATCGACTCCTGAGGGTGCGAGAGATTTCGTTGTACCAAGCCGTATGAACGAAGGACAATTTTACGCATTGCCACAGTCTCCACAAACTTTCAAACAACTTTTGATGGTTGGCGGAATGGATAAATATTTCCAAATTGTGAAATGTTTCCGTGATGAAGATTTACGTGCAGACCGTCAGCCAGAGTTTACTCAGATTGACTGCGAAATGGCATTTGTAGAGCAAGAAGATATCTTGAATATTTTTGAAGGATTGACAAGACACTTATTAAAAGAAATTAAAGGCATTGAAGTAGATAAATTCCCTAGAATTACTTACGACTACGCCATGAAAACATACGGAAACGACAAACCAGACATTCGTTTCGGAATGAAGTTTGGAGAGTTAAACGAATTTGCGCAGCATAAAGAATTCCCTGTATTTAATGCAGCTGAATTAGTTGTGGGAATTGCTGTTCCAGGAGCAGGAAATTATACTCGTAAAGAAATCGACGGGTTAATTGACTGGGTTAAACGTCCACAAGTTGGAGCATCAGGAATGGTTTACGTAAAATGCAACGAAGACGGAACTTATAAATCATCTGTAGATAAATTCTACGATCAAGACGATTTGACAAACTGGGCAAAAGCAACAGAAGCAAATCCTGGAGATATGATTTTTGTTCTTTCTGGTCCAGCAAACAAAACACGCGCTCAGCTTTCTGCTTTACGTATGGAATTAGCAACTCGTTTAGGCTTACGTAACCCTGAAGAATTTGCTCCATTATGGGTTGTAGATTTCCCATTATTAGAGTTAGACGAAGAAAGCGGTCGTTACCATGCAATGCACCATCCATTTACTTCTCCAAAACCAGAAGATATGGCTTTACTGGAAACAGAACCAGGAAAAGTTCGTGCAAATGCTTATGATATGGTTTTAAACGGAAACGAAATTGGTGGTGGATCTATTCGTATTCATGATAAAGCTACTCAGCAGTTAATGTTTAAATATTTAGGATTTACCGAAGAAGAAGCAAAAGCACAATTTGGGTTCTTAATGGATGCTTTCCAATTTGGAGCACCGCCTCACGGAGGACTTGCTTTTGGTCTTGACAGACTTGTGGCAATTCTTGGAGGTCAGGAAACAATCAGAGATTTCATCGCTTTCCCTAAAAACAATTCAGGACGTGATGTAATGATAGATGCTCCTGCTGCAATTGACGACGCACAATTGAAAGAACTTCGCATTAAAGTAGATATTGCTTAA
- the odhB gene encoding 2-oxoglutarate dehydrogenase complex dihydrolipoyllysine-residue succinyltransferase, which produces MILEMKVPSPGESIKEVEIATWLVKDGDYVEKDQAIAEVDSDKATLELPAEMSGVITLKAEEGDTVAVGAVVCLIDTDAAKPAGGAAPAAEAPKAEAPKAEAPKAEVKAEAPKAAPAATSYAAGTPSPAARKILDEKNIAPATVSGTGKGGRITKDDAINAVPSMGTPTGGSRGTERTKLSMLRRKVAERLVSAKNETAMLTTFNEVNMTPINQIRNEYKDAFKAKHGGLGLGFMSFFTKAVTRALQLYPDVNSMMDGDYKIAYDFADISIAVSGPKGLMVPVVRNAELLTFRGIEAEIKRLALRARDGQITVDDMTGGTFTITNGGVFGSMLSTPIINPPQSGILGMHNIIERPIAVNGKVEIHPMMYVALSYDHRIIDGRESVGFLVAVKEALENPVELLMNGDAKRALEL; this is translated from the coding sequence ATGATTTTAGAAATGAAAGTCCCATCACCAGGGGAATCAATAAAAGAAGTTGAAATTGCAACTTGGTTAGTAAAAGACGGAGATTATGTAGAAAAAGATCAGGCTATTGCTGAAGTTGATTCAGATAAAGCTACTCTTGAATTACCTGCTGAAATGAGCGGTGTAATTACACTAAAAGCTGAAGAAGGCGATACAGTTGCAGTAGGTGCTGTAGTTTGTTTAATTGATACAGATGCTGCTAAACCAGCAGGTGGCGCGGCTCCAGCGGCTGAAGCTCCAAAAGCAGAGGCGCCGAAAGCAGAAGCTCCAAAGGCAGAAGTAAAAGCAGAAGCTCCTAAAGCAGCTCCTGCAGCAACAAGTTATGCAGCTGGAACTCCATCTCCTGCAGCAAGAAAAATATTAGACGAGAAAAATATTGCTCCAGCAACAGTTTCTGGAACTGGTAAAGGAGGAAGAATCACTAAAGATGATGCTATAAATGCAGTACCTTCTATGGGAACTCCAACTGGTGGAAGCCGTGGAACTGAGCGTACAAAATTATCAATGTTACGTCGTAAAGTAGCAGAAAGACTAGTTTCAGCTAAAAATGAAACAGCTATGCTTACTACTTTCAACGAAGTAAACATGACACCTATCAACCAAATTCGTAATGAGTACAAAGATGCTTTTAAAGCGAAACACGGTGGTTTAGGCTTAGGTTTTATGTCATTCTTTACAAAAGCAGTTACAAGAGCTTTACAATTATATCCAGATGTTAACTCAATGATGGACGGTGATTACAAAATCGCTTATGATTTTGCTGACATCTCAATCGCAGTTTCTGGACCAAAAGGATTAATGGTTCCTGTTGTTCGTAACGCTGAACTTTTAACTTTCCGTGGAATTGAAGCTGAAATCAAAAGATTAGCTTTAAGAGCTCGTGATGGTCAAATTACAGTTGACGATATGACTGGAGGAACTTTTACAATCACTAACGGTGGTGTTTTCGGAAGTATGTTAAGTACTCCAATCATCAACCCTCCTCAATCAGGAATCTTAGGAATGCACAACATTATCGAGCGTCCAATCGCTGTAAACGGTAAAGTTGAAATTCACCCAATGATGTACGTTGCCCTTTCTTACGATCACAGAATTATCGACGGACGTGAGTCTGTTGGTTTCTTAGTTGCTGTAAAAGAGGCTTTAGAAAATCCAGTAGAATTATTAATGAATGGCGACGCTAAACGTGCTTTAGAGTTGTAA
- a CDS encoding PepSY-associated TM helix domain-containing protein: MNNRHYNIYFHTHTVSGIVISVVLFVIFFAGSFSFFRDEIINWERSESTAITKEIQLDYNNALQYLDKKYVLHGRNITISKPSVENRVAIYMEGTKDTLAPKKQQAGDFFYLDTKNYKTYTYEESYSLGELLYRLHFLAQIPYPAGYYLSGFTALFFLFAIVTGVLLHWNKIVSNFYMFRPKEKLKTLWTDAHTALGMIGLPFQFVYAVTGAFFMIKLLIVAPAVMALYKGDQDKLYKELEYTDADYKFENKKLANPFNISELVAKTKKNWADFEITRVFIQNYGDANMHVLVEGELLNHKKFTGIGKVVYRIADGKEIAKKDPIAQTSYLDVVKNVLYRIHFGDYGGYALKIVSFLLGIITCFVIISGVMIWLVARQKNNMPEKKRRFNAAVVRIYLAICLSMYPITALAFIGSKIFYPLSQSNLYALYFGGWLLLTIFFIIKKNDAFTNKFCLISGSILGFLIPITNGIVSGDWFWTSFMENKFQIFFIDVFWIFLASISLYTAYHLKPKKAVS, encoded by the coding sequence ATGAATAACCGTCATTACAATATCTATTTTCATACCCATACTGTCAGCGGAATCGTTATCAGTGTAGTTCTTTTTGTAATTTTCTTTGCTGGATCTTTTTCTTTTTTTAGAGATGAAATCATCAATTGGGAAAGAAGTGAATCTACAGCAATCACAAAAGAAATTCAATTAGATTACAACAATGCGCTGCAATATCTTGACAAAAAATATGTATTGCACGGAAGAAATATTACCATTTCTAAACCTTCTGTAGAAAATCGAGTAGCTATTTATATGGAAGGCACCAAAGACACCTTGGCTCCAAAAAAACAGCAAGCAGGAGATTTTTTTTATTTAGACACCAAAAACTATAAAACTTATACCTACGAAGAATCTTATTCGTTGGGAGAACTTTTATACCGCTTACACTTTCTTGCACAAATTCCTTATCCGGCAGGGTATTATCTGTCAGGTTTTACAGCTTTATTCTTTTTATTTGCAATTGTTACGGGAGTTTTATTGCATTGGAATAAAATTGTTTCAAACTTTTACATGTTCCGTCCGAAAGAAAAATTAAAAACACTCTGGACAGATGCACACACAGCTTTAGGAATGATTGGTTTGCCTTTTCAGTTTGTATATGCAGTTACAGGTGCATTTTTTATGATTAAACTTTTAATTGTCGCACCAGCCGTAATGGCTTTGTATAAAGGAGACCAAGATAAATTATATAAAGAACTGGAATATACTGATGCTGATTATAAATTTGAAAATAAAAAACTAGCAAATCCATTCAACATTAGTGAGTTGGTTGCTAAAACAAAAAAGAACTGGGCCGATTTTGAAATTACCCGCGTTTTTATCCAGAATTATGGAGATGCCAATATGCATGTTTTAGTGGAAGGCGAACTTCTAAATCATAAAAAATTTACTGGAATAGGAAAAGTAGTCTACCGAATTGCTGATGGAAAAGAAATTGCCAAAAAAGATCCTATAGCACAAACCAGTTATTTAGATGTTGTAAAAAATGTTTTGTATAGAATACATTTTGGTGATTATGGCGGATATGCCTTGAAAATCGTAAGTTTCCTTTTAGGAATTATAACCTGTTTTGTCATTATTTCTGGGGTTATGATTTGGTTAGTTGCGCGACAAAAAAATAACATGCCAGAAAAGAAAAGACGTTTCAATGCTGCTGTTGTTCGTATCTATTTGGCGATTTGCTTAAGCATGTATCCAATAACAGCTTTGGCTTTTATTGGAAGCAAAATTTTCTATCCGTTAAGTCAGTCTAATTTATATGCACTTTATTTTGGAGGCTGGCTATTGCTGACTATCTTCTTTATCATTAAAAAGAATGATGCTTTTACCAACAAATTCTGTTTGATTTCAGGAAGTATTTTAGGATTCTTAATTCCAATTACCAACGGAATCGTTTCTGGAGATTGGTTTTGGACTTCCTTTATGGAGAACAAATTCCAGATTTTCTTTATCGACGTTTTCTGGATTTTCCTAGCTTCAATTTCATTATACACAGCTTATCATTTAAAACCTAAAAAAGCAGTTTCTTAA